The genome window CTCCCGCCGGGGGTATCGAACCCGGTCGTAGTCGCCCAGGAGCCCGTCCACGTGGATTCCCTCCCCGGAAAGGCCGGGTTGGCCATGCAGGGCCTTGACGGCTTCCTGGACCTGCAGCGCCGCCACGAGCGACGCGGTGACGGCGGTGTTGGGCACCCGCCCCGCGTCGGCGGCGGCGCGCATGAGCAGCGCGCAGGAGCGCCGCCGGGCGACCTCGGCCCGGTCGACGGCGTTCATGGTGCACTCGTAGCAGGCCCCCGCGGCGGGGTCGAAGCGTCGGGCCGTGCCCGCGAAGCCCTCGATGGCGCCGTCCACCCAGGCGCGGCCGGTCCGGGCGCAGGCGGAGTTGACGAAGAGGCGCGCCAGGCGGTTGTCCACGGCGCCGACCACTATGTCCGCCCAGAGAAAGACACCGAGCCCCGCCGCCCGGATCACGTCGCCGTTCCGGGCCTCCACGGCCAGGTCGGGGTTGAGCTCCGCCGCCCGCCGGGCCACCACCTCCGCCTTGGGAAGGCCTTCGTCACCCGCCCGGAAGAAGACGCTGCGGTTGAGGTTGCTCGACTCCACCCGGTCGAAGTCGAAGAGGAGCACCTTCCCGACGCCGAGGAGGGCGAAGAGCTTCACCACCTCGTTGCCGAGCGCCCCGGCCCCGACCACCACGGCCCGGGCGGCGGACACCCGCCCCTGGTCCCACCACGGGAGGAGTTTCTGGCGATGGTACCGGTCGGAGGGGTCGTCCCGGGTGAAGTCCGCGCGGGTGAGAACGTCGGGAACCGGTTCGGGGGAGGGGGACATGGCCGCCGCTCGACCGGTCAACCGGCGGTGATCTCGGGGAGGATCCGGAGGACGTCACCGTCCTGCACCCCCTGGTCGAGGAGGGACCGGTCGTCGAGGAGTTGCACCCCCAGCCGGCGGTGGTGGAACTTGTAGCTCATCAGCTGCCCGTCCGGGTTGTAGCGCGGCAGTTTCAGCCGGTCCGCCAGCACGGCGAGGACGCGCTCCACGGCGACGTCGCCGGGCACCTCGGCCGTGACCCGCTTGTTCCCCGTGGTATCCCAGACTTCAACGTTCAA of Acidobacteriota bacterium contains these proteins:
- a CDS encoding ThiF family adenylyltransferase, with the translated sequence MSPSPEPVPDVLTRADFTRDDPSDRYHRQKLLPWWDQGRVSAARAVVVGAGALGNEVVKLFALLGVGKVLLFDFDRVESSNLNRSVFFRAGDEGLPKAEVVARRAAELNPDLAVEARNGDVIRAAGLGVFLWADIVVGAVDNRLARLFVNSACARTGRAWVDGAIEGFAGTARRFDPAAGACYECTMNAVDRAEVARRRSCALLMRAAADAGRVPNTAVTASLVAALQVQEAVKALHGQPGLSGEGIHVDGLLGDYDRVRYPRREECPAHDTLGPLFRLDRGAADLTVGAVLEMARRRFGDGASIDLSRDVVHRLECPSCGRSDPAGGVVGSLAESAAACPACGAHRVAVPVNSLCEGCGVDPDRTLSDIGVPPYDILAVRRGLAPAEGWLLAGDAGEALGRLAGGPGSPEETLNPW
- a CDS encoding EsaB/YukD family protein; protein product: MDALNVEVWDTTGNKRVTAEVPGDVAVERVLAVLADRLKLPRYNPDGQLMSYKFHHRRLGVQLLDDRSLLDQGVQDGDVLRILPEITAG